A region of Massilia sp. WG5 DNA encodes the following proteins:
- the rlmD gene encoding 23S rRNA (uracil(1939)-C(5))-methyltransferase RlmD, whose protein sequence is MQETFIKIKSLDMDARGVGHLENEDGSPGKVIFVEGALPGETVSFETLRKKKNWESGRMLTLQKASSMRVEPKCPHFWHCGGCSMQHLEPSAQVAMKQRVLEDNLWHIGKTKAEHIMRPMYGPTWGYRYRARLSVRHVPKKGGMLVGFHERHSSYVADMTSCEIVPPHVSKMLVPLRELVSSLSIYQQMPQIELAVGEESTVLVLRIMAPLDANDEKLVKAFADKWNVEWWLQPKGPDTAYPYYPKQKELYYTLPEFGIRMPFKPTDFTQVNHQINRLLVHKALSLLQVQPGERVADLFCGLGNFTLPLATRAREVVGIEGSTALTTRALENARANGLDGKTSFSTRNLFEVTKDDLVALGKFDRMLVDPPRDGAVALAIALAELRLTHPDLMPKRIVYVSCSPSTLARDAGILTHRAGYKMSKAGVANMFPHTSHVESIGVFDLVEDFVPREFQVKEEAQQQEA, encoded by the coding sequence ATGCAAGAAACCTTCATCAAGATCAAATCCCTCGACATGGACGCGCGCGGCGTCGGCCACCTGGAGAACGAGGACGGCTCGCCGGGCAAGGTCATCTTCGTCGAAGGCGCGCTGCCGGGTGAAACGGTCAGCTTCGAAACCCTGCGCAAGAAGAAGAACTGGGAATCGGGCCGCATGCTCACCCTGCAGAAGGCCTCGTCGATGCGGGTCGAGCCGAAGTGCCCGCACTTCTGGCATTGCGGCGGCTGCTCGATGCAGCACCTGGAGCCCTCGGCCCAGGTTGCGATGAAGCAGCGCGTGCTCGAAGATAACCTCTGGCACATCGGCAAGACCAAGGCCGAGCACATCATGCGCCCGATGTACGGCCCGACCTGGGGCTACCGCTACCGCGCCCGCCTGTCGGTGCGCCATGTGCCCAAGAAGGGCGGCATGCTGGTCGGCTTCCATGAGCGCCACTCCAGCTACGTGGCCGACATGACCAGCTGCGAGATCGTGCCGCCGCACGTCTCGAAGATGCTGGTCCCGCTGCGCGAGCTGGTCAGCAGCCTGTCGATCTACCAGCAGATGCCGCAGATCGAGCTGGCGGTGGGCGAGGAAAGCACCGTGCTGGTGCTGCGCATCATGGCGCCGCTCGACGCCAACGACGAAAAGCTGGTCAAGGCATTCGCGGACAAGTGGAATGTCGAATGGTGGCTGCAGCCGAAGGGGCCGGATACCGCCTACCCCTACTATCCGAAGCAGAAGGAGCTGTACTACACGCTGCCGGAGTTCGGCATCCGCATGCCCTTCAAGCCGACCGATTTCACCCAGGTGAACCACCAGATCAACCGCCTGCTGGTGCACAAGGCGCTGAGCCTGTTGCAGGTGCAGCCGGGCGAGCGCGTGGCCGACCTGTTCTGCGGCCTCGGCAACTTCACGCTGCCGCTGGCGACCCGGGCGCGGGAGGTGGTCGGCATCGAGGGCAGTACCGCCCTGACCACACGCGCGCTGGAAAATGCGCGCGCCAACGGCCTGGACGGCAAGACCAGCTTCTCGACCCGCAACCTGTTCGAAGTGACGAAGGATGACCTGGTCGCGCTGGGCAAGTTCGACCGCATGCTGGTCGACCCGCCGCGCGACGGCGCGGTGGCGCTGGCCATCGCCCTGGCCGAGCTGCGCCTGACGCATCCGGACCTGATGCCGAAGCGGATCGTGTATGTGTCCTGCAGCCCGTCGACCCTGGCGCGCGACGCCGGCATCCTGACCCACCGCGCCGGCTACAAGATGAGCAAGGCGGGCGTGGCGAACATGTTCCCGCATACCTCGCACGTGGAGTCGATCGGGGTGTTCGACCTGGTCGAGGATTTCGTGCCGCGCGAGTTCCAGGTGAAGGAAGAGGCGCAGCAGCAGGAAGCGTAA
- the rpoS gene encoding RNA polymerase sigma factor RpoS: MTLPPDPLDQDMPDNGPEEVPEEALGDSDFGADGSERAELLAEGPAASDSVDELKSVLQAELSTDTTQYYLNRIGAKPLLTAEQEVHYATLAKAGEFAARQKMIEHNLRLVVSIAKHYINRGVVLLDLIEEGNIGLMRAIDKFEPERGFRFSTYATWWIRQSIERAIMNQARTVRLPVHMVRELNQMLRAKYHLEAQHHDGKEASAEDIASLVGRPAEEVQDILALSEHATSLDAPLDNDPQTSLMDMLPDEADVSPDLHAEHHEMTLLVRDWLQKLPDKQRVVVMRRFGLDNDDPATLETLAEEMGVTRERVRQIQQEALVKLKRAMAARGVVRDSLL; encoded by the coding sequence ATGACGCTGCCGCCCGACCCGCTGGACCAGGATATGCCGGACAATGGGCCGGAGGAGGTGCCGGAGGAAGCGCTGGGCGACAGCGACTTCGGCGCCGATGGCAGCGAGCGCGCGGAACTGCTGGCCGAAGGGCCGGCCGCCTCCGACAGCGTGGACGAGCTCAAGAGCGTACTGCAGGCCGAACTCTCCACCGACACCACCCAGTACTACCTGAACCGGATCGGCGCCAAGCCCCTGCTCACGGCCGAGCAGGAGGTGCATTACGCGACCCTGGCCAAGGCCGGGGAGTTCGCTGCTCGGCAGAAGATGATCGAGCATAATCTGCGGCTCGTGGTCTCGATCGCCAAGCACTACATCAACCGCGGCGTGGTCCTGCTCGACCTGATCGAGGAGGGCAACATCGGCCTGATGCGGGCAATCGACAAGTTCGAGCCGGAGCGCGGTTTCCGTTTTTCCACCTACGCCACCTGGTGGATCCGCCAGAGCATCGAGCGCGCGATCATGAACCAGGCCCGCACGGTGCGCCTGCCGGTGCACATGGTGCGCGAGCTGAACCAGATGCTGCGCGCCAAATACCACCTCGAAGCCCAGCACCACGACGGCAAGGAAGCCAGCGCCGAGGACATCGCCAGCCTGGTCGGGCGGCCGGCGGAGGAGGTGCAGGACATCCTGGCCCTGTCCGAGCACGCGACCTCGCTCGACGCCCCGCTCGACAACGATCCGCAGACCAGCCTGATGGACATGCTGCCGGACGAGGCCGACGTCAGTCCCGACTTGCACGCCGAACACCACGAGATGACGCTGCTGGTGCGCGACTGGCTGCAGAAACTGCCGGACAAGCAGCGCGTGGTCGTGATGCGCCGCTTCGGCCTCGACAACGACGACCCGGCGACCCTCGAAACCCTGGCCGAAGAAATGGGCGTGACGCGCGAGCGCGTGCGCCAGATCCAGCAGGAAGCCCTCGTCAAGCTGAAACGGGCCATGGCCGCCCGTGGCGTGGTGCGCGATTCCTTGCTATGA
- a CDS encoding peptidoglycan DD-metalloendopeptidase family protein has product MKPTPRLALLTVSIVLSACSTPTRQAPVIDRPAPVAANKMPRPQHPANPSPASEETKADARGSYTVRRGDTLLKIALDVGQNYRDLVAWNNLADPDDIKVGQVLRVAPPERNAGAIAGTNPIVMPGVEKPAAVPKKTAPRGDKKPYSEGSLAEAQKDDNPSVNPKAVERPGLAAGSTVTASDDEKLSWMWPSDGKIIATFDEGKNKGIDIAGKLGQQVMAAGSGKVMYAGSGIRGYGNLVIVKHSNSLLSAYAHNRAIVVKEGQSVTKGQVIAEMGDSDADTVKLHFEIRQQGKPVDPSKFLPSR; this is encoded by the coding sequence ATGAAACCAACACCCCGCTTAGCCCTGCTGACCGTCAGTATCGTGCTGAGCGCCTGTAGCACCCCGACCCGCCAGGCGCCCGTGATCGACCGACCGGCCCCTGTGGCCGCCAACAAGATGCCGCGTCCCCAGCATCCCGCAAACCCGTCGCCCGCGTCCGAGGAAACGAAAGCCGACGCGCGCGGCAGCTATACCGTGCGCAGGGGCGATACCCTGCTGAAAATCGCGCTCGACGTCGGCCAGAACTACCGCGACCTGGTGGCCTGGAACAACCTCGCCGATCCGGACGACATCAAGGTCGGCCAGGTGCTGCGCGTGGCGCCGCCCGAGCGCAACGCCGGCGCCATCGCCGGCACCAATCCGATCGTGATGCCGGGCGTCGAGAAACCCGCCGCGGTGCCGAAGAAGACCGCGCCGCGCGGCGACAAGAAGCCGTACAGCGAAGGCAGCCTGGCCGAAGCCCAGAAGGACGACAATCCGTCCGTGAACCCGAAAGCCGTCGAGCGCCCGGGCCTGGCGGCCGGCAGCACGGTCACCGCCAGCGACGACGAGAAGCTGAGCTGGATGTGGCCGTCGGACGGCAAGATCATCGCCACTTTCGATGAAGGCAAGAACAAGGGCATCGATATCGCCGGCAAGCTCGGCCAGCAGGTGATGGCCGCCGGTTCCGGTAAGGTGATGTACGCGGGCAGCGGCATCCGCGGATATGGTAATCTCGTGATTGTTAAGCACAGCAACAGCCTGCTGTCGGCGTATGCGCACAACCGCGCGATCGTGGTCAAGGAAGGTCAGAGCGTGACCAAGGGCCAGGTGATCGCCGAGATGGGCGATTCCGATGCCGACACGGTCAAATTGCATTTCGAGATACGCCAGCAGGGCAAGCCGGTCGACCCGTCGAAGTTCCTGCCCAGTCGTTAG
- a CDS encoding protein-L-isoaspartate(D-aspartate) O-methyltransferase, which translates to MNEKRSNFPLPLSSVTGGGTRKPAAPAPVATPQTATQNARTSQVQTLPGARAAGNGGAQQPALPQQTLARSDLAATEARRRAMAAYVTRQGVKDPQVLAALETVPRHMFIEPALSSQAYADVSLPIGHNQTISQPYIVARMIELLKESGQPQGGQLRRVLEIGTGCGYQAAVLSCVAQEVYSIERIKPLHELAKANLRPLRIPNLRLHYGDGMLGLQQVAPFDGIVLAAAGLEVPRALLEQLAIGARLVAPVGAQVQHLQRITRTGKSEWTSETLEACHFVPLRPGIV; encoded by the coding sequence ATGAACGAAAAGCGCAGCAATTTCCCGTTGCCGCTGTCCTCCGTGACAGGCGGCGGCACCCGAAAACCTGCTGCGCCGGCGCCGGTGGCGACGCCGCAGACCGCAACCCAGAACGCGCGCACCAGCCAGGTCCAGACGCTCCCGGGTGCGCGTGCGGCCGGCAACGGCGGCGCCCAGCAACCGGCTCTTCCCCAACAGACGCTGGCGCGTTCCGACCTGGCGGCCACCGAGGCCCGGCGCCGGGCGATGGCGGCCTATGTGACCCGCCAGGGCGTCAAGGACCCGCAAGTGCTGGCCGCCCTCGAGACCGTGCCGCGCCACATGTTCATCGAGCCGGCCCTGTCGAGCCAGGCGTATGCTGACGTTTCGCTGCCGATCGGTCATAATCAGACGATTTCGCAGCCCTACATCGTGGCCCGCATGATCGAACTGCTCAAGGAAAGCGGCCAGCCGCAAGGTGGACAGCTCAGGCGCGTGCTCGAGATCGGCACCGGCTGCGGCTACCAGGCCGCGGTGCTGTCCTGCGTCGCCCAGGAAGTGTATTCGATCGAGCGCATCAAGCCGCTGCACGAGCTGGCCAAGGCCAATCTGCGGCCATTGCGCATCCCAAACCTGCGCTTGCACTATGGAGATGGTATGCTTGGGCTGCAGCAAGTCGCGCCCTTCGATGGCATCGTCCTTGCAGCGGCCGGACTCGAGGTGCCGCGCGCACTGCTCGAGCAGCTGGCCATCGGCGCCCGGCTGGTGGCGCCAGTCGGCGCCCAGGTCCAGCATCTGCAGCGCATCACCCGCACCGGCAAATCGGAATGGACCAGCGAAACGCTGGAAGCCTGCCATTTTGTCCCACTGCGGCCAGGCATCGTTTGA
- the surE gene encoding 5'/3'-nucleotidase SurE: MRILISNDDGYLAPGIQALADALAAVADIVVVAPDSNRSGASNSLSLDRPLSVSKAANGFYFVNGTPTDCVHIALTGLLDARPDLVVSGINNGQNMGDDTLYSGTVAAATEAYLFGIPAIAFSQVRSGWSEIESAARVARDIVLRRLEKLESPFLLNVNIPNLPYEQMGALTATRLGRRHQSEPVIRGQDPRGREIFWIGAPGACRDAGEGTDFYATSQGRVSITPLQVDLTHREQLDSLRGWLE, from the coding sequence ATGCGAATCCTTATCAGTAACGACGACGGCTATCTCGCTCCTGGTATCCAGGCGCTGGCCGACGCGCTCGCCGCGGTCGCCGACATCGTGGTGGTCGCTCCCGACAGCAACCGTTCGGGGGCGTCCAACTCGCTGTCGCTGGACCGGCCGCTGTCGGTGTCGAAAGCTGCAAACGGTTTCTATTTCGTCAACGGCACCCCGACCGACTGCGTGCACATCGCGTTGACGGGGCTGCTCGACGCCCGCCCCGACCTGGTCGTCTCCGGCATCAACAACGGCCAGAACATGGGCGACGACACCCTGTACTCGGGCACTGTGGCGGCCGCGACCGAGGCTTATCTGTTTGGTATCCCGGCGATCGCCTTTTCCCAGGTCCGCAGCGGCTGGTCCGAGATCGAATCGGCCGCGCGCGTCGCCCGCGACATCGTGCTGCGCCGCCTTGAGAAGCTGGAATCGCCGTTCCTGCTCAACGTGAATATCCCGAACCTGCCTTATGAGCAGATGGGAGCGCTGACCGCAACGCGCCTGGGACGCCGCCACCAGTCCGAACCGGTGATCCGCGGCCAGGACCCGCGCGGCCGCGAAATCTTCTGGATCGGCGCGCCCGGCGCCTGCCGCGATGCCGGCGAGGGCACCGATTTTTATGCTACCAGCCAGGGAAGGGTGTCGATCACGCCGCTGCAGGTCGACCTGACCCATCGCGAACAGCTGGACAGCTTGCGAGGGTGGCTGGAATGA
- a CDS encoding toll/interleukin-1 receptor domain-containing protein, which yields MAIRYGCFFSYAHGRHELMQRFKATLADALRCYLEPYFDNEDELFVDVEQLGGGDDLDRKIARAMCESVCMILIYTPKYEAHAYTRREYAAMRQLEIERSRWYALPSHLIIPVIMTRHPEQLPPQIAESSFYVDFSRFTMATGDLKSNPDFLPDIDKMVRRIVAHYQCLKKYMPPGHDCNQFVLPDVPPPWREITDTTFPKK from the coding sequence ATGGCGATCCGTTACGGCTGTTTCTTCAGCTATGCCCATGGGCGACACGAGCTCATGCAGCGCTTCAAGGCCACCCTGGCCGATGCCCTGCGCTGCTACCTGGAGCCGTATTTCGACAACGAAGACGAACTGTTCGTCGATGTCGAGCAGCTCGGCGGCGGCGACGACCTCGATCGCAAGATCGCGCGCGCGATGTGCGAGAGCGTCTGCATGATCCTGATTTACACGCCCAAATATGAAGCCCATGCCTACACGCGGCGCGAATACGCGGCCATGCGCCAGCTCGAGATCGAGCGCAGCCGCTGGTATGCGCTGCCGAGCCACCTGATCATCCCCGTGATCATGACCCGGCACCCGGAACAGCTGCCGCCGCAGATCGCGGAGTCCAGCTTCTATGTCGATTTCTCCCGCTTCACGATGGCGACCGGCGACCTGAAATCGAATCCGGATTTTCTGCCGGACATCGACAAGATGGTCCGGCGCATCGTCGCCCATTACCAATGCCTGAAAAAATACATGCCACCGGGGCATGACTGCAACCAATTCGTGCTCCCCGATGTCCCACCCCCGTGGCGCGAGATAACGGATACCACCTTCCCCAAAAAATGA
- a CDS encoding NADPH:quinone oxidoreductase family protein, producing MKAVVCKAWGPPDSLVVDELADLVPGPGQVVVDVKAAGVNFPDVLTVQGKYQVKPALPFTPGNEFAGIVRAVGDGVTAYRPGERVIGFTRTGAFAEQALAPAEMLMPMPPGMDFDIAAAITLTYGTSHHAIADRGALQPGETMLVLGAAGGVGLAAIEIGKALGARVIAAASSPEKLAVCRTHGADVLIDYTKEDLREALKAATNGKGPDVIYDPVGGVYSEPALRSIAWRGRHLVVGFANGEIPKLPWNLMLLKGASVVGVFWGDFVRREPQANLAAMRQMLGWMAEGKLRPLVSRRYALADTAQALNDMAERKVTGKVVIVPGDGK from the coding sequence ATGAAAGCCGTCGTGTGCAAGGCATGGGGACCACCGGACAGCCTGGTGGTGGACGAACTCGCGGACCTGGTCCCCGGCCCCGGCCAGGTGGTGGTCGACGTCAAGGCGGCCGGCGTGAACTTCCCGGACGTGCTCACCGTGCAGGGCAAGTACCAGGTGAAGCCCGCGCTGCCCTTCACGCCGGGCAACGAATTCGCCGGCATCGTGCGCGCGGTGGGCGACGGCGTGACGGCGTACAGGCCGGGCGAGCGCGTGATCGGCTTCACCCGCACCGGCGCCTTCGCCGAGCAGGCCCTGGCCCCGGCCGAGATGCTGATGCCGATGCCGCCCGGGATGGACTTCGACATCGCCGCCGCGATCACCCTGACCTACGGCACCTCGCACCACGCGATCGCCGACCGCGGCGCCCTGCAGCCGGGCGAAACCATGCTGGTGCTGGGCGCGGCCGGCGGGGTCGGCCTGGCGGCGATCGAGATCGGCAAGGCGCTCGGCGCGCGCGTGATCGCGGCCGCTTCCAGCCCGGAAAAGCTGGCGGTGTGCCGGACCCACGGCGCCGACGTGCTGATCGACTACACGAAGGAAGACCTGCGCGAAGCGCTCAAGGCGGCCACCAATGGCAAGGGGCCGGACGTGATCTACGATCCGGTCGGCGGCGTCTACAGCGAGCCGGCGCTGCGCTCGATCGCCTGGCGCGGGCGCCACCTGGTCGTCGGTTTCGCCAACGGCGAGATCCCGAAGCTGCCGTGGAACCTCATGTTGCTGAAAGGCGCCTCGGTGGTCGGCGTGTTCTGGGGCGATTTCGTGCGCCGCGAACCGCAGGCCAACCTGGCGGCGATGCGCCAGATGCTGGGCTGGATGGCGGAAGGGAAATTGCGCCCGCTGGTATCGCGGCGCTACGCGCTGGCGGACACCGCGCAGGCGCTGAACGACATGGCCGAACGCAAGGTCACGGGCAAGGTCGTGATCGTACCGGGAGACGGGAAATGA
- a CDS encoding antitoxin Xre/MbcA/ParS toxin-binding domain-containing protein, with amino-acid sequence MSKEGGLDPDGLAALRARFEQQSRKAQAYYTVMHAVRGVLGSDDAASAWMEAPLAAMGGSTPARLVDEGRTDQVLAHVRTLKP; translated from the coding sequence ATGAGCAAGGAAGGAGGACTGGATCCGGACGGCCTGGCCGCCCTGCGCGCCCGCTTCGAGCAGCAGTCGCGCAAGGCCCAGGCCTACTACACGGTGATGCACGCCGTGCGTGGCGTGCTGGGCTCGGACGATGCGGCGAGCGCCTGGATGGAAGCGCCGCTGGCGGCCATGGGCGGCAGCACGCCGGCCCGCCTGGTCGACGAAGGCCGTACGGACCAGGTGCTGGCCCACGTCCGCACGCTCAAGCCCTAG
- a CDS encoding sodium:alanine symporter family protein: protein MNELVNAINGYVWSPALIVLCLGAGLYFSIRSRFLQVRHMREMTRLMMEGKSSDQGVSSFQALAMTLAGRVGTGNIAGVATAITFGGPGAVFWMWAVAFLGASSAFVESTLGQVYKEQINREYRGGPAFYIEKGLGVKWYAWLFAAVTVVATGVLLPGVQANSIAEGLKTAVGIDPNVTAAGLAIVLGFIIFGGVKRIASFAEVVVPFMALAYIIVAVVIIFLNIGQLPHVIKLIFSSAFGMDSAFGAILGMAIQWGVKRGVYSNEAGQGTGPHASSAAEVSHPAKQGLVQGFSVYIDTLFVCSATAFMLLITGQYNVERADGSHIYQGVQGVAAGPGYVQTALENVLPGFGSIFVALALLFFAFTTIVAYYYIAETNVAYINRHTPRPWMNFLLKVVIIGATVYGTVKTADVAWAMGDLGVGLMAWLNIIAILLLRNTAYKCLRDYEAQKAAGKDPEFDPLALGISNAHYWEKRAAGLRAAGEAKGRETTPAA from the coding sequence ATGAACGAGTTGGTCAACGCCATCAATGGCTATGTCTGGAGTCCGGCCCTGATTGTCCTGTGCCTGGGCGCCGGTCTGTATTTTTCGATCCGGTCGCGCTTCCTGCAGGTGCGCCACATGCGCGAGATGACGCGCCTGATGATGGAAGGTAAAAGCTCCGACCAGGGCGTGTCTTCCTTCCAGGCGCTGGCGATGACGCTGGCGGGCCGCGTCGGCACCGGCAACATCGCCGGCGTCGCCACCGCGATCACCTTCGGCGGCCCCGGCGCCGTGTTCTGGATGTGGGCGGTCGCCTTCCTCGGCGCCAGCTCGGCCTTCGTCGAATCGACCCTGGGCCAGGTGTACAAGGAACAGATCAACCGCGAATACCGCGGCGGCCCGGCCTTCTACATCGAGAAAGGCCTGGGCGTGAAATGGTATGCCTGGCTGTTCGCGGCCGTGACCGTGGTCGCCACCGGCGTGCTGCTGCCCGGCGTGCAGGCGAACTCGATCGCCGAGGGCCTGAAGACCGCGGTCGGCATCGACCCGAACGTGACCGCCGCCGGCCTGGCAATCGTGCTCGGCTTCATCATCTTCGGCGGCGTCAAGCGCATCGCCAGCTTCGCCGAGGTCGTCGTGCCCTTCATGGCGCTGGCCTACATCATCGTGGCCGTCGTCATCATCTTCCTGAACATTGGCCAGCTGCCGCACGTCATCAAGCTGATCTTCAGCTCGGCCTTCGGCATGGATTCGGCCTTCGGCGCCATCCTCGGCATGGCGATCCAGTGGGGCGTCAAGCGCGGCGTGTACTCGAACGAGGCGGGGCAGGGCACCGGCCCGCACGCTTCCTCGGCTGCCGAAGTCAGCCACCCGGCCAAGCAGGGCCTGGTGCAGGGCTTCTCGGTCTACATCGACACCCTGTTCGTGTGCTCGGCCACCGCCTTCATGCTGCTGATTACCGGCCAGTACAACGTCGAGCGCGCCGACGGCAGCCACATCTACCAGGGCGTGCAGGGCGTCGCGGCCGGCCCCGGCTACGTGCAGACGGCGCTGGAAAACGTGCTGCCGGGCTTCGGCTCGATCTTCGTCGCGCTGGCCCTGCTGTTCTTCGCCTTCACCACCATCGTGGCGTACTACTACATCGCCGAGACGAATGTCGCCTACATCAACCGCCACACGCCACGGCCGTGGATGAACTTCCTGCTGAAGGTCGTGATCATCGGCGCGACCGTGTACGGCACCGTGAAGACGGCCGACGTGGCCTGGGCGATGGGCGACCTCGGCGTCGGCCTGATGGCCTGGCTGAACATCATCGCCATCCTGCTGCTGCGCAATACCGCCTACAAGTGCCTGCGCGACTACGAGGCGCAGAAGGCGGCCGGCAAGGATCCCGAATTCGATCCGCTGGCGCTGGGCATCAGCAATGCCCACTACTGGGAAAAGCGCGCGGCGGGACTGCGCGCCGCCGGCGAAGCCAAGGGCCGCGAGACGACCCCGGCGGCCTGA
- a CDS encoding SOS response-associated peptidase, translated as MCVNYRPPLPEQLDMVLGTLVDLYRDWDWPTETWKDYLAPIVRADARNRRMLSLASYGMVPRRHIPAGVKVFDTMNARAESIGEKRSFAPSWHRTQLCAVPMNCFFEPNYESGKAERFGIGMADDAPFFVAGLWREWREADGQVATSFTQITINADEHPLMKRFHKPGDEKRALVVLPPGDVDAWLACRDPELARSFLRHYPSEGMKAWAAPAAPRAKKLIVPETGSLF; from the coding sequence ATGTGCGTGAATTACCGACCTCCCCTCCCCGAACAACTGGACATGGTGCTCGGCACCCTGGTCGACCTGTATCGCGACTGGGACTGGCCCACCGAAACCTGGAAGGACTACCTGGCGCCGATCGTGCGGGCGGACGCCCGCAACCGGCGCATGCTGAGCCTGGCCAGCTACGGCATGGTGCCGCGCCGCCATATTCCGGCCGGCGTGAAGGTCTTCGATACGATGAATGCGCGCGCCGAGTCGATCGGCGAGAAGCGCTCGTTCGCCCCGAGCTGGCACCGCACCCAGCTGTGCGCGGTGCCGATGAACTGCTTCTTCGAGCCGAACTACGAGAGCGGCAAAGCCGAGCGCTTCGGCATCGGCATGGCGGACGATGCGCCCTTTTTCGTGGCGGGACTGTGGCGCGAATGGCGCGAGGCGGACGGCCAGGTCGCGACGTCCTTCACCCAGATCACCATCAACGCCGACGAACATCCGCTGATGAAGCGCTTCCATAAGCCGGGCGACGAGAAGCGCGCACTGGTGGTGCTGCCGCCCGGGGATGTCGACGCCTGGCTGGCCTGCCGCGATCCGGAACTGGCGCGCAGCTTCCTGCGGCATTATCCGTCCGAGGGGATGAAGGCCTGGGCCGCGCCGGCGGCGCCGCGGGCGAAGAAGCTCATCGTTCCGGAGACCGGGTCTTTGTTCTGA